From the Leptospira montravelensis genome, one window contains:
- the htpG gene encoding molecular chaperone HtpG, with translation MSAEETGKISVETENIFPIIKKWLYSEKDIFIRELVSNASDAITKLKKIALSEEFEGGNDYRIDLNFDVENRILSIEDNGVGMTAEEVKKYINQIAFSGATDFAKQYQNAENKAEIIGHFGLGFYSSFMVSKKVTIETKSYKKGQTAVLWSSESGTDFTISEITKESRGTKISLYLDGESGEYLDKWKLKELIKKYCDFLPVGIYVSGEKANREKPLWSEEPAKVSADDYKDFYSYLFPFSGESLFHIHLNVDYPFRLQGILYFPKLTHELEASKNGIKLFCNHVFVSDNASELIPQFLTILKGTIDIPDLPLNVSRSYLQNDPLVKKISNHIIKKVADRLIEDFKKNRNKYEENWNDISLFVKYGVLTDEKFYDAMKDHLIFKNSEGGYSTTSEYWEKNKEKNQNKIFYANETEMGSVYMELLKSQGLEALLVDSKIDSHLIQHLEMKNPDWKFQRVDSEIADQIVDKDTPKDLVNEENKTEFDRIKTLFQASIPTEGVEVKVEALKSLEVPGVILLPEFMRRMSEMNSMLNREDTKNILRSHTLMVNAKSPLVRSALQAFEGVNPDKGKKLARIIYDLSLLSAKVMDEKEVSEYTKRTTEFLQEIFS, from the coding sequence ATGTCAGCTGAAGAAACAGGAAAAATAAGTGTAGAGACAGAAAACATCTTCCCCATCATCAAAAAATGGCTATATTCAGAAAAAGATATATTCATCAGAGAATTAGTTTCCAATGCGAGTGATGCCATTACGAAATTAAAAAAAATTGCTTTATCGGAGGAATTTGAAGGTGGCAACGACTACAGAATTGATTTAAACTTCGATGTTGAAAACAGAATTTTATCCATTGAAGACAATGGAGTAGGAATGACAGCGGAAGAAGTCAAAAAATATATCAATCAAATTGCATTCTCTGGTGCTACAGACTTCGCCAAACAATACCAAAACGCAGAAAACAAAGCAGAAATCATTGGTCACTTTGGACTCGGCTTTTATTCATCCTTTATGGTATCCAAAAAAGTAACAATAGAAACCAAGTCTTACAAAAAAGGACAAACTGCTGTTTTATGGTCCAGTGAATCAGGAACAGATTTCACGATTTCAGAAATCACGAAAGAATCAAGAGGGACAAAAATATCCTTATACCTTGATGGTGAGTCTGGTGAATATTTAGATAAATGGAAACTAAAAGAACTCATTAAAAAATACTGCGATTTTTTACCTGTAGGCATATACGTATCTGGAGAAAAAGCAAATCGTGAAAAACCATTATGGTCAGAAGAACCCGCAAAAGTCTCTGCAGATGATTACAAAGATTTTTATTCCTACTTATTTCCTTTCTCCGGAGAATCTCTTTTTCATATCCATCTAAATGTAGATTATCCATTCCGTTTACAAGGGATTCTATATTTTCCAAAACTCACTCATGAATTAGAGGCATCAAAGAATGGTATTAAACTATTTTGTAACCATGTCTTTGTCAGCGATAACGCAAGTGAATTAATACCACAATTTCTCACTATCCTTAAAGGAACTATAGACATTCCAGACCTACCCCTAAACGTTTCTAGGTCGTATCTACAAAATGATCCTCTCGTAAAAAAGATATCTAACCATATTATTAAAAAAGTGGCAGATCGTCTGATTGAAGATTTCAAAAAAAACAGAAACAAATATGAAGAAAATTGGAACGATATTTCTTTATTTGTAAAATATGGCGTGCTTACCGACGAAAAATTTTACGATGCAATGAAAGACCATTTAATCTTTAAAAACTCAGAAGGTGGATACTCAACAACTTCTGAATATTGGGAAAAGAATAAAGAGAAGAACCAAAACAAAATTTTCTACGCAAATGAAACTGAAATGGGATCTGTCTATATGGAGCTACTAAAATCACAAGGATTGGAAGCCCTACTAGTCGACTCAAAAATTGATTCCCACTTAATTCAACATTTAGAAATGAAAAATCCAGATTGGAAATTTCAAAGAGTAGATTCTGAAATCGCAGACCAAATCGTAGATAAAGATACTCCAAAAGATTTGGTAAATGAAGAAAACAAAACAGAATTTGATAGAATCAAAACATTATTTCAAGCCTCAATACCTACCGAAGGTGTAGAAGTAAAAGTCGAAGCATTAAAATCTTTAGAGGTTCCCGGAGTCATTCTTTTGCCCGAGTTTATGCGAAGAATGTCCGAAATGAACTCAATGTTAAACCGGGAAGACACAAAAAACATTCTAAGATCACATACTCTTATGGTAAACGCCAAATCCCCCTTAGTAAGATCCGCATTACAAGCGTTCGAAGGCGTAAACCCCGATAAAGGAAAAAAATTGGCAAGAATCATTTATGACCTTTCACTCCTTTCTGCAAAGGTAATGGATGAAAAAGAAGTTTCAGAATATACAAAAAGGACAACGGAGTTCCTCCAAGAGATTTTTTCATAG
- a CDS encoding PAS domain-containing sensor histidine kinase — protein MIQICITSRLSSLPVVVAYKKSYFEEFGVKVTLHVNTHHKAIMPLLDAGRVEAGEVPTIAYLQDSFLKKSKLKRIYKGIYLYHSPLSFYSRFQFKPEDLTRNKAYILPVPHQYSVERLFAEKFLEEYAPKNPVKVRYIDTPGFLEEKEFLKPSCLGLVSDPFSSPFLRNFQDFANTLDLPILESKSFYPSTLLAFSGDAVLKTGREVSGVLLAVKKAIDLLQNTNQLSQGNLWEDLQLSHFYPHLRVGETKNLLNSHPLIQKGIFSYKGDATTLYPLLKDVYFRLIRRVIQPDAVKAAFDFDEILSALEPKKIFDVRKLNSFQEPKETKLHAPSQINYRKLNAVRHLIVDVNSVVLDILQGNYNSRLNSDETLQLDNRVKVLVNSMLDSFNAKLELQREEITELENLISILEIKLDRSAVDLQYSEEKYRYLFEFSREAIALVDADTGSILEANNQFRLLTGYTRGDITKMNIEDIILGNQVSNQLRFGADLSSDTMLSLPDVEILAKDGNKLEVDISFTSILLSPKKRYQVQFRPNSERKEQERLQHEFISNVSHELRSPMTNIRGYLEFFKSDATLPFNNEHKNMLEVIDKNAKRLSFLIENLLKLTTSREKDKEAEVVEIFDPVTVIEDVIHMNSHLAKGKPIEWDLSLKKGFFLRGIKFEFSQIITNLYVNALKYTFKGKIGISIRETNGKIEITVEDTGIGIDPNFKNQIFDRFFRIPSSDNKKIGGTGLGLSIVKSLVDKMSGEIFVESKMGEGSKFTIYFPKVNINA, from the coding sequence GTGATCCAGATTTGTATAACAAGTCGTCTTAGTTCCTTACCGGTTGTAGTCGCTTATAAAAAGAGTTACTTTGAAGAATTTGGTGTCAAAGTAACCCTCCATGTTAACACACACCATAAGGCAATCATGCCATTATTGGATGCCGGTCGAGTAGAAGCTGGTGAAGTTCCTACCATTGCTTATCTACAAGACAGTTTTTTAAAAAAATCCAAACTCAAACGAATCTATAAGGGAATTTACCTTTACCACTCTCCACTTTCTTTTTACTCAAGATTTCAATTCAAACCAGAAGATCTGACAAGAAACAAAGCTTATATACTTCCTGTCCCGCACCAGTACTCTGTCGAAAGGCTTTTCGCTGAAAAATTTCTTGAAGAATATGCTCCCAAGAATCCTGTTAAAGTTCGATACATTGACACTCCAGGTTTTCTCGAAGAAAAAGAATTTCTAAAACCATCTTGTTTAGGTTTAGTTTCAGATCCATTTTCAAGTCCATTCCTTAGAAACTTTCAAGACTTTGCCAATACACTTGACTTGCCGATACTGGAATCAAAATCATTTTACCCATCCACCTTACTAGCATTTAGTGGGGATGCTGTCTTAAAAACAGGAAGAGAGGTCTCAGGTGTACTTCTTGCGGTAAAAAAAGCCATAGACCTTTTACAAAACACAAATCAATTGAGCCAGGGAAATTTATGGGAAGACCTTCAACTTTCCCATTTTTACCCGCATCTAAGAGTAGGAGAGACAAAGAACCTTTTAAACTCCCATCCCCTCATTCAAAAAGGAATTTTCTCTTACAAGGGTGATGCCACAACACTCTATCCACTTTTAAAAGATGTATATTTTCGTCTGATTCGCAGAGTCATTCAACCTGACGCCGTAAAAGCTGCTTTTGATTTCGACGAAATCCTATCAGCCCTTGAACCAAAAAAAATATTTGATGTGCGTAAACTAAACTCTTTCCAAGAACCAAAAGAAACAAAATTACATGCACCTTCTCAAATCAACTACAGAAAACTCAATGCAGTAAGGCACCTCATTGTCGACGTCAACTCAGTAGTTTTGGATATACTTCAAGGAAATTACAATTCACGATTGAATTCTGACGAAACTTTACAATTAGACAACCGAGTCAAAGTACTCGTTAACTCAATGTTAGATTCATTTAATGCCAAATTAGAATTACAAAGAGAAGAAATCACAGAACTCGAAAACTTAATTTCCATTTTAGAAATCAAATTAGACCGTTCTGCAGTAGATCTTCAATACTCAGAAGAAAAATACAGGTATTTATTTGAATTTTCTAGAGAAGCAATTGCCCTTGTGGACGCAGATACCGGAAGTATTCTAGAAGCAAACAACCAGTTTCGGTTGTTAACAGGTTATACTCGTGGTGACATCACGAAAATGAATATTGAAGACATCATCCTTGGCAACCAAGTATCTAACCAACTTAGATTTGGAGCTGACCTTTCTTCTGATACAATGTTATCGCTTCCCGATGTGGAAATCCTCGCAAAAGATGGAAACAAACTAGAAGTTGATATCAGTTTCACATCCATTTTGCTTTCTCCAAAAAAACGATACCAAGTACAATTTCGTCCCAATTCGGAAAGAAAAGAACAAGAAAGACTACAACACGAATTTATTTCTAATGTAAGCCACGAACTAAGAAGCCCGATGACAAATATCAGAGGGTATTTAGAATTTTTTAAATCAGACGCAACTTTACCGTTTAACAACGAACACAAAAACATGTTAGAAGTAATCGATAAAAATGCAAAAAGACTTAGTTTTTTAATCGAAAACCTTTTAAAGTTAACTACATCAAGAGAAAAAGACAAAGAAGCAGAAGTAGTAGAAATCTTCGATCCAGTTACCGTAATCGAAGATGTAATTCACATGAACTCACATCTTGCCAAAGGAAAACCTATCGAATGGGATTTATCACTCAAAAAAGGTTTTTTCTTACGTGGGATCAAATTTGAATTTTCACAAATCATAACCAACCTTTACGTGAATGCACTAAAATATACATTCAAAGGAAAAATTGGAATCTCCATTCGTGAAACCAATGGAAAAATTGAAATCACAGTAGAAGATACAGGAATAGGAATCGACCCAAATTTTAAAAACCAAATCTTCGATCGTTTCTTTCGCATTCCATCTTCGGATAACAAAAAAATTGGTGGAACAGGACTTGGATTGTCTATTGTCAAGTCACTAGTGGACAAAATGTCCGGTGAAATATTTGTCGAAAGCAAAATGGGAGAGGGAAGCAAATTCACCATTTACTTCCCAAAAGTGAACATCAACGCTTAG